A genomic region of Limnohabitans curvus contains the following coding sequences:
- a CDS encoding YebC/PmpR family DNA-binding transcriptional regulator: MAGHSKWANIQHRKGRQDEKRGKIWTRITREIIVSARLGGGDLSLNPRLRLAIEKAKAANMPADNIKRNVDKATGNLDGVVYEEIRYEGYGVGGAAIIVDTMTDNRVRTVAEVRFAFSKNGGNMGTEGSVAFQFKHCGQLIFAPGSNEDQIMEIALEAGADDVITDDDGAIEVLTPPASFEAVKNALEAAGLKPEVAEVTYRADNTIELEGDDAAKMQKLLDALEDLDDVQEVYHNAAL, from the coding sequence ATGGCTGGCCACAGTAAATGGGCAAATATTCAACACCGCAAAGGGCGTCAAGACGAAAAGCGCGGCAAGATTTGGACACGCATCACGCGTGAAATCATTGTGTCGGCGCGCTTGGGTGGCGGCGACTTGAGCCTGAACCCCCGTTTGCGCTTGGCCATTGAAAAAGCCAAGGCCGCCAACATGCCGGCCGACAACATCAAACGCAACGTGGACAAAGCCACGGGCAACCTCGACGGTGTGGTGTACGAAGAGATTCGTTACGAAGGCTACGGTGTGGGCGGCGCTGCCATCATCGTGGACACCATGACCGACAACCGCGTGCGCACCGTGGCTGAAGTGCGCTTTGCCTTCAGCAAAAACGGCGGCAACATGGGCACCGAGGGTTCGGTGGCGTTTCAGTTCAAACATTGCGGCCAGTTGATTTTTGCGCCGGGTAGCAATGAAGACCAAATCATGGAAATTGCGCTCGAAGCGGGCGCGGACGATGTGATCACCGATGACGACGGCGCGATTGAAGTGCTGACGCCACCTGCCAGCTTTGAGGCTGTCAAAAACGCTTTGGAAGCTGCGGGCCTCAAGCCCGAAGTGGCCGAGGTGACTTACCGTGCAGACAACACCATCGAACTCGAGGGTGATGATGCTGCGAAGATGCAAAAACTTTTGGACGCGCTAGAAGACCTTGACGATGTGCAAGAGGTCTATCACAACGCAGCACTATGA
- a CDS encoding helicase HerA-like domain-containing protein, translated as MAEPMLIALHKTTECHMLPALANRHGLITGATGTGKTVTLQTLAEGFSKIGVPVFMADVKGDLAGISQPGTISPKLAASLQERGVPMPEPIACPTTLWDVFGKSGHPVRATITDMGPLLLGRMLNLNDTQSGVLNMVFKIADDQGLLLLDLKDLRAMLQHVGEHARDFTTEYGNVSAASIGAIQRALLEIESQGGDAFFGEPMLNIQDFMQTDAKGMGVINLLAADKLMNAPRLYGTFLLWMLSELFEQLPEVGDVEKPKMVFFFDEAHLLFNEAPKVLIERIELLVRLIRSKGVGVYFVTQNPLDVPDTVLGQLGNRVQHALRAFTPRDQKAVKATAQTMRGKAGLDIEKAITELGVGEALVSLLDAKGRPSETEQVYVLLPGSQLGPITPEQRQALLANSLVAGVYEQVIDRESAYERLKGAAPANTANSATGHVASAEAFGQGASGANSPAGQAAAPSMTDQVLSGLGDALFGSTGPRGGQHQGLAQMMVKSAVRNIGSAVGREIVRGVMGSILGGRKR; from the coding sequence ATGGCTGAACCAATGCTGATTGCGCTGCATAAGACTACCGAATGCCACATGCTGCCGGCCTTGGCCAACCGCCACGGCCTCATCACTGGTGCCACGGGCACGGGCAAAACCGTCACGCTGCAAACGCTGGCCGAAGGCTTCTCCAAAATCGGCGTGCCTGTGTTCATGGCGGACGTCAAAGGCGATTTGGCGGGCATCAGCCAACCCGGCACCATTTCTCCCAAATTAGCCGCTTCGCTGCAAGAGCGCGGCGTGCCCATGCCAGAGCCCATTGCGTGCCCCACCACCCTGTGGGACGTGTTTGGCAAGTCTGGCCACCCCGTGCGCGCCACCATCACCGACATGGGGCCGCTCTTGCTGGGCCGTATGCTCAACCTGAACGACACACAGTCCGGCGTGCTCAACATGGTGTTCAAAATTGCGGACGACCAAGGCTTGCTGCTGCTCGACCTCAAAGACCTGCGCGCCATGCTGCAACACGTGGGCGAACACGCCCGCGACTTCACCACTGAATACGGCAACGTCAGCGCCGCCAGCATTGGTGCCATTCAACGCGCCTTGCTGGAGATTGAGTCTCAAGGCGGCGATGCCTTTTTTGGCGAGCCTATGCTCAACATCCAAGATTTCATGCAAACCGATGCCAAAGGCATGGGCGTGATCAACCTCTTGGCGGCAGACAAACTGATGAACGCCCCACGCCTGTACGGCACGTTTTTGCTGTGGATGCTCTCGGAGCTGTTTGAGCAATTGCCTGAGGTGGGTGATGTGGAAAAACCCAAGATGGTGTTTTTCTTTGACGAAGCGCATTTGCTGTTCAACGAAGCACCCAAGGTGCTGATCGAGCGCATTGAGCTGCTGGTGCGCCTGATTCGCTCCAAGGGCGTGGGCGTGTACTTTGTCACCCAAAACCCGTTGGACGTGCCCGACACCGTGCTGGGCCAACTGGGCAACCGCGTGCAACACGCTTTACGCGCCTTCACCCCACGCGACCAAAAAGCCGTCAAAGCCACCGCGCAAACCATGCGCGGCAAAGCAGGCCTCGACATCGAAAAAGCCATCACCGAGCTGGGCGTAGGCGAAGCCTTGGTTAGCTTGCTAGACGCCAAAGGCCGCCCGTCCGAAACCGAACAGGTCTACGTGCTGCTGCCCGGCAGCCAACTGGGGCCCATCACGCCAGAGCAACGCCAAGCCCTGCTGGCCAACTCGCTGGTGGCGGGGGTGTATGAGCAAGTGATCGACCGTGAATCTGCCTATGAGCGCCTCAAAGGTGCGGCGCCGGCCAACACGGCCAACAGCGCGACGGGCCATGTGGCAAGTGCAGAGGCATTCGGTCAAGGTGCTTCTGGTGCGAACTCACCTGCAGGCCAAGCCGCCGCGCCATCGATGACAGACCAAGTGCTGTCAGGCTTAGGCGACGCCCTCTTTGGCTCCACCGGTCCTCGCGGCGGTCAACACCAAGGCTTGGCACAAATGATGGTGAAATCTGCCGTACGCAACATTGGCTCGGCTGTGGGCCGCGAGATTGTGCGTGGCGTCATGGGCAGTATTTTGGGTGGCCGTAAGCGCTGA
- the clpA gene encoding ATP-dependent Clp protease ATP-binding subunit ClpA, with amino-acid sequence MIAQELEVSLHMAFVEARQQRHEFITVEHLLLALLDNPSAAEVLRACSANIDDLRKSLSNFIADNTPQVSGTEEVDTQPTLGFQRVIQRAIMHVQSTGNGKKEVTGANVLVAIFGEKDSHAVYYLHQQGVTRLDVVNFIAHGIKKSDPPEAVKGGEPAQAEQEEGGATSEKNEKASPLEQFTQNLNQAAKDGKIDPLIGREYEVERTIQILCRRRKNNPLLVGEAGVGKTAIAEGLAWRITQGDVPEILSEAIVYSLDMGALLAGTKYRGDFEQRLKGVIKNLQAKPNAILFIDEIHTLIGAGAASGGTLDASNLLKPALSSGQLKCIGATTFTEYRGIFEKDAALSRRFQKVDVVEPTVQETVDILKGLKSRFEEHHNVKYAVAALQAAAELSAKYINDRHLPDKAIDVIDEAGAAQRILVASKRKKTIGKAEIEDIVAKIARIPPANVSNDDRSKLQTIERDLKSVVFGQDKALEVLASAVKMARSGLGKSDKPIGAFLFSGPTGVGKTEAAKQLAYIMGIDLVRFDMSEYMERHAVSRLIGAPPGYVGFDQGGLLTEAVTKKPHCVLLLDEIEKAHPDIFNVLLQVMDHGTLTDNNGRKADFRNVILIMTTNAGAETMNKATIGFTNPRAAGDEMGDIKRLFTPEFRNRLDAIVGFKALDENVIMRVVDKFLLQLEGQLAEKKVDVTFSDALRKHLAKKGFDPLMGARPMQRLIQDTIRKALADELLFGRLIDGGRLSVDIDDKEEVLLDITPLPKKEKAAKGEHTASEEPAAS; translated from the coding sequence ATGATCGCCCAGGAACTTGAAGTTAGCTTGCACATGGCCTTTGTCGAGGCCCGTCAGCAGCGTCACGAATTCATCACAGTTGAGCACTTGCTTTTGGCATTGCTCGACAACCCCAGCGCCGCCGAAGTGTTGCGCGCTTGCTCGGCCAACATTGACGACTTGCGTAAGTCCTTGTCCAACTTCATCGCCGACAACACCCCGCAGGTGTCGGGCACCGAAGAGGTGGACACACAGCCCACCTTGGGTTTTCAGCGCGTGATTCAGCGCGCCATCATGCATGTGCAGTCCACAGGCAATGGAAAAAAAGAAGTGACCGGCGCCAACGTGCTGGTCGCCATCTTTGGCGAGAAAGACTCGCACGCGGTGTACTACCTCCACCAACAAGGCGTGACCCGCTTGGACGTGGTGAACTTCATTGCGCACGGCATCAAAAAGAGCGATCCGCCTGAAGCCGTCAAAGGCGGTGAGCCAGCCCAAGCCGAGCAGGAAGAGGGCGGTGCCACGTCTGAAAAGAACGAGAAGGCTTCGCCACTCGAGCAATTTACCCAAAACCTGAACCAAGCCGCCAAAGACGGCAAGATTGACCCGCTGATTGGCCGCGAGTACGAGGTCGAGCGCACGATTCAAATCTTGTGCCGTCGCCGCAAGAACAACCCGCTGTTGGTGGGCGAGGCTGGCGTGGGTAAAACCGCGATTGCCGAAGGCTTGGCATGGCGCATCACCCAAGGGGATGTGCCTGAAATCTTGTCCGAGGCTATCGTGTACTCGCTGGACATGGGCGCTTTGCTGGCCGGCACCAAATACCGCGGCGACTTTGAGCAACGCTTGAAAGGCGTGATCAAGAACTTGCAGGCTAAGCCCAACGCGATTTTGTTCATCGACGAAATCCACACGCTCATTGGCGCGGGTGCGGCTTCGGGCGGCACGCTGGATGCGTCTAACTTGCTCAAGCCTGCGTTGTCGAGCGGCCAGCTCAAGTGCATTGGCGCAACGACCTTCACCGAATACCGTGGCATCTTTGAAAAAGATGCGGCCTTGAGCCGCCGTTTCCAAAAGGTCGACGTGGTCGAGCCGACGGTTCAAGAGACCGTGGACATCCTCAAAGGCCTCAAGTCGCGTTTTGAAGAGCACCACAACGTCAAGTACGCCGTGGCTGCGTTGCAAGCCGCTGCCGAGCTGAGCGCCAAGTACATCAACGACCGCCATTTGCCCGACAAGGCGATTGACGTGATCGACGAAGCCGGTGCGGCACAACGCATCTTGGTGGCGTCTAAGCGCAAGAAAACCATTGGCAAGGCCGAGATTGAAGACATCGTGGCCAAGATCGCGCGCATTCCGCCCGCCAACGTGTCCAACGACGACCGCAGCAAGCTGCAAACCATCGAACGCGACTTGAAGAGCGTGGTGTTCGGCCAAGACAAAGCCCTTGAGGTGCTGGCGTCTGCCGTGAAGATGGCCCGTTCAGGCCTCGGTAAATCCGACAAACCGATTGGTGCCTTCTTGTTCAGCGGCCCCACGGGCGTGGGCAAGACCGAAGCTGCCAAGCAGTTGGCCTACATCATGGGCATTGACCTGGTTCGTTTTGACATGTCGGAGTACATGGAGCGCCACGCCGTGAGCCGCCTGATTGGCGCGCCCCCCGGCTATGTGGGCTTTGACCAAGGCGGTTTGCTGACCGAGGCTGTGACGAAGAAGCCGCATTGCGTGCTGTTGCTGGACGAAATCGAAAAAGCTCACCCAGACATCTTCAACGTGCTGTTGCAGGTGATGGACCACGGCACACTGACCGACAACAACGGCCGCAAAGCAGACTTCCGCAACGTCATCCTCATCATGACGACGAATGCTGGCGCTGAGACCATGAACAAGGCCACCATTGGCTTTACCAACCCTCGCGCTGCAGGCGACGAAATGGGCGATATCAAGCGCTTGTTCACGCCCGAGTTCCGCAACCGCTTGGACGCCATCGTGGGCTTCAAGGCCTTGGACGAAAACGTCATCATGCGCGTGGTCGACAAGTTCTTGCTGCAACTCGAAGGTCAGTTGGCCGAGAAGAAAGTCGACGTCACCTTCAGCGACGCCTTGCGTAAGCACTTGGCCAAGAAGGGGTTCGATCCGCTCATGGGCGCACGCCCGATGCAACGCCTCATCCAAGACACGATTCGCAAGGCCTTGGCCGACGAGTTGCTGTTTGGTCGCCTCATCGACGGTGGTCGCTTGAGCGTGGACATCGACGACAAAGAAGAAGTGCTGCTCGACATCACGCCTTTGCCTAAGAAGGAAAAGGCAGCGAAGGGTGAGCACACGGCTTCTGAGGAGCCAGCGGCGAGCTAA
- the clpS gene encoding ATP-dependent Clp protease adapter ClpS, translated as MPTKKPTPKVQLPDRDDGGSVVLERLTQRTKPPQMFQVLMLNDDFTPMEFVVVVLQEFFSKDREQATQIMLQIHLDGKGVCGVYSKDIAATKVDQVLDAARKAGHPLQCVAEPIE; from the coding sequence ATGCCAACCAAAAAACCAACCCCAAAAGTTCAATTACCCGACCGAGACGATGGCGGATCGGTCGTCTTAGAGCGCCTGACGCAGCGCACCAAGCCGCCGCAGATGTTTCAAGTGCTGATGCTCAATGACGATTTCACGCCCATGGAGTTTGTGGTGGTGGTGTTGCAAGAGTTCTTCAGCAAAGACCGCGAACAAGCCACGCAAATCATGCTGCAAATCCACTTGGACGGCAAAGGCGTGTGCGGCGTGTACAGCAAAGACATTGCGGCCACCAAAGTTGACCAAGTGTTAGATGCCGCACGCAAAGCCGGACACCCCCTGCAATGTGTGGCCGAACCCATCGAATAA
- the icd gene encoding NADP-dependent isocitrate dehydrogenase: MSYQHIQVPAAGQKITVNADTSLNVPDQPIIPFIMGDGVGQDVTPVMRKVVDAAVATSYGGKRQIQWMELFAGEKATQVYGPDVWLPEETAQAMREYKVSIKGPLNTPVGGGIRSLNVALRQALDLFVCLRPVQYFKGVPSPLKEPEKTNMVIFRENSEDIYAGIEYAAESAEAKKLIAFLKTEMGATTIRFPDTSAIGIKPVSIEGTERFIRKAIQYAIDHDKPSVTIVHKGNIMKFTEGGFRDWALALAQKEFGATLIDGGPWCRVKNPKTGKSIIIKDVIADAFLQQILMRPAEYSVVATLNLNGDYISDAVAAQVGGIGIAPGANMSDTVACFEATHGTAPKYAGKNYVNPGSMILSAEMMLRHMGWTEAADTIIKAMEAAIATKRVTYDFARLMDGATQVSCSAFGDVMIEQM; encoded by the coding sequence ATGTCTTACCAGCACATCCAAGTGCCTGCCGCCGGTCAAAAAATCACGGTCAATGCCGACACCTCACTGAATGTGCCAGACCAGCCCATCATCCCTTTCATCATGGGCGATGGCGTGGGCCAGGACGTGACGCCGGTGATGCGCAAAGTGGTCGACGCAGCTGTGGCCACGTCGTATGGCGGCAAGCGCCAAATTCAGTGGATGGAGCTGTTTGCAGGCGAGAAAGCCACCCAGGTCTATGGCCCCGATGTGTGGCTGCCCGAAGAAACTGCACAGGCCATGCGCGAGTACAAGGTGTCCATCAAAGGCCCACTCAACACGCCTGTGGGCGGTGGCATCCGTTCGCTCAATGTGGCTTTGCGTCAAGCGCTCGATTTGTTTGTGTGCCTGCGCCCTGTGCAGTACTTCAAAGGCGTGCCTTCACCCTTGAAAGAGCCAGAAAAAACCAACATGGTCATCTTCCGTGAAAACTCGGAAGACATTTACGCTGGCATCGAATACGCCGCTGAAAGCGCCGAAGCCAAAAAGCTCATCGCGTTTTTGAAAACCGAAATGGGTGCCACCACCATTCGCTTCCCCGACACCTCGGCCATTGGCATCAAGCCTGTGTCCATTGAGGGCACCGAGCGCTTCATTCGCAAAGCCATTCAATACGCCATCGACCACGACAAACCCAGCGTCACCATCGTGCACAAGGGCAACATCATGAAGTTCACCGAAGGTGGCTTTCGTGACTGGGCCTTGGCTTTGGCGCAAAAAGAGTTTGGTGCTACCTTGATTGACGGCGGCCCTTGGTGTCGCGTCAAGAACCCCAAAACAGGCAAGAGCATCATCATCAAAGACGTCATTGCCGATGCTTTCTTGCAGCAAATCCTCATGCGTCCTGCCGAATACTCGGTGGTCGCCACCCTCAACCTCAATGGCGACTACATCTCTGACGCTGTGGCCGCGCAAGTGGGCGGCATTGGCATCGCGCCGGGCGCCAACATGTCGGACACCGTGGCCTGTTTTGAAGCCACCCACGGCACAGCGCCCAAATACGCAGGCAAAAACTACGTCAACCCAGGCTCCATGATCTTGTCCGCCGAGATGATGCTGCGCCACATGGGCTGGACCGAAGCCGCCGACACCATCATCAAAGCCATGGAGGCCGCGATTGCCACCAAACGTGTGACCTACGATTTTGCTCGCCTGATGGACGGGGCAACGCAGGTCAGTTGCTCGGCCTTTGGCGATGTGATGATTGAACAGATGTAA
- a CDS encoding DUF192 domain-containing protein has protein sequence MKRALFTLLFSALAFTAFGQDTPQTNLPRIKLQAGMFQIDTQVAQTPDQRSIGLMFRSEMPQHEGMLFVFEQPATQCFWMKNTLLPLTAAFVADDGTIVNLADMKPQTTESHCSAKPVRFVLEMHQGWFAKKGLKAGSRLSGVAFKP, from the coding sequence ATGAAGCGCGCACTGTTTACCCTCCTCTTTTCAGCTTTGGCTTTTACGGCCTTTGGCCAAGACACGCCACAAACCAACCTGCCTCGCATCAAGCTGCAAGCGGGCATGTTTCAAATCGACACGCAAGTGGCACAAACGCCGGACCAACGCAGCATCGGCCTGATGTTTCGCAGCGAAATGCCCCAACATGAGGGCATGTTGTTTGTGTTTGAACAACCAGCCACGCAGTGCTTTTGGATGAAAAACACCTTGTTGCCGCTGACCGCCGCCTTTGTGGCCGACGACGGCACCATCGTGAATTTGGCGGACATGAAGCCACAAACCACCGAGTCACACTGCTCTGCCAAGCCCGTGCGCTTTGTGCTGGAAATGCACCAAGGCTGGTTTGCCAAAAAGGGCCTCAAAGCCGGTAGCCGCTTGAGCGGCGTGGCGTTTAAGCCCTAA
- a CDS encoding Fe-Mn family superoxide dismutase: MEHTLPALPYAIDALAPHYSKETLEFHHGKHHNAYVVNLNNLQKGTEFEGMALEEIVKKSSGGIYNNSAQIWNHTFFWNCMKPQGGGEPTGALATAINAKFGSYAAFKEAFVKSAVGNFGSGWTWLVKKADGSVDIVNMGAAGTPLTTGDKALLTVDVWEHAYYIDYRNMRPKFVETFLDQLVNWSFAESNFA; encoded by the coding sequence ATGGAACACACGCTCCCCGCACTGCCTTACGCCATCGACGCATTGGCCCCTCATTACTCCAAAGAAACTTTGGAGTTTCACCACGGCAAGCACCACAACGCCTACGTTGTGAACTTGAACAACCTGCAAAAAGGCACTGAGTTCGAAGGCATGGCCCTGGAAGAAATCGTCAAGAAGTCCAGCGGTGGCATCTACAACAACTCTGCCCAAATTTGGAACCACACCTTCTTCTGGAATTGCATGAAGCCACAAGGCGGCGGCGAACCCACAGGTGCATTGGCTACAGCCATCAACGCCAAATTCGGCAGCTACGCCGCGTTCAAAGAAGCCTTCGTCAAAAGCGCCGTGGGCAACTTTGGCTCTGGCTGGACATGGTTGGTTAAAAAGGCCGACGGTTCTGTGGACATCGTCAACATGGGCGCCGCTGGTACACCGTTGACCACGGGCGACAAAGCCTTGTTGACTGTGGACGTGTGGGAACACGCTTACTACATCGACTACCGCAACATGCGTCCTAAGTTCGTTGAGACGTTCCTCGACCAACTGGTGAACTGGTCTTTTGCTGAAAGCAACTTCGCTTAA
- the xseA gene encoding exodeoxyribonuclease VII large subunit → MSTTESLGLTPRIWAVGALCRAVADALEARFNPIAVRGEISGFTRAASGHCYFTLKDAGGQLRCAMFKRAAQMLDFRPADGELVEIRGRLGVYEPRGELQLIVENMRRAGQGAWFEQFLQLKAKLEAEGLFDAERKRPLKTMPRGIGVVTSLGAAALHDVATALQRRVPHIPVVLAPSLVQGPDAPPTLVQALQQLSQQPNIDVILLVRGGGSMEDLWAFNDENLARAIVDSPVPIISGVGHETDFTIADFCADLRAPTPTAAAEMCAVPQAELLSNLQLWGGALQTLVHRHLDTHEQRLDRAQARLGRPSEGLNTEKMQLLRLQQRLTQAVQTRAQRCHNELATLASGLARGVQQTPATARERLHRAALRLELLDPKLVLQRGFAWLSDIDGQAITSVAQTTEGQALQATLADGVVELRVAAPTRI, encoded by the coding sequence ATGTCGACCACGGAATCGCTAGGTTTGACGCCACGTATTTGGGCAGTCGGCGCGCTATGCCGCGCCGTGGCTGATGCGCTTGAGGCGCGTTTCAACCCCATCGCCGTGCGCGGTGAGATTTCCGGCTTCACGCGCGCGGCCAGCGGTCATTGCTACTTCACGTTGAAGGATGCGGGCGGGCAGCTCCGTTGCGCCATGTTCAAGCGCGCCGCCCAAATGCTCGACTTTCGCCCAGCGGACGGTGAACTGGTCGAAATCCGTGGTCGTTTGGGTGTATACGAGCCGCGTGGCGAACTGCAACTGATTGTGGAAAACATGCGCCGCGCGGGGCAGGGCGCGTGGTTTGAGCAGTTCTTGCAGCTCAAAGCCAAGCTTGAAGCCGAAGGCCTGTTTGATGCCGAGCGCAAGCGGCCCCTCAAAACCATGCCGCGTGGCATTGGTGTGGTCACATCCTTGGGCGCTGCGGCGCTGCACGACGTGGCCACGGCTTTGCAACGTCGGGTGCCGCATATTCCCGTGGTGCTTGCGCCGTCCTTGGTACAAGGCCCAGATGCGCCGCCCACCTTGGTGCAAGCCTTGCAGCAACTCAGCCAGCAACCCAACATCGACGTCATTTTGCTGGTGCGCGGTGGTGGTTCCATGGAAGACTTGTGGGCCTTCAATGACGAAAACCTCGCCCGCGCCATCGTGGATAGCCCGGTGCCCATCATCAGCGGTGTGGGCCACGAGACTGACTTCACCATTGCCGACTTTTGCGCCGACCTGCGCGCACCCACGCCTACCGCCGCAGCCGAAATGTGCGCGGTCCCGCAAGCGGAGTTGTTGTCCAACCTGCAGCTGTGGGGCGGGGCGCTGCAAACCTTGGTTCACCGCCACCTCGACACGCACGAACAACGCCTAGACCGCGCCCAAGCCCGCTTAGGCCGCCCGTCGGAAGGCCTCAATACTGAAAAAATGCAGCTCTTGCGCCTGCAACAACGCCTGACCCAAGCGGTGCAAACCCGCGCCCAACGCTGCCACAACGAGCTGGCCACACTTGCCAGCGGCCTAGCCCGTGGTGTTCAGCAAACCCCAGCCACTGCCCGCGAGCGCTTGCACCGTGCCGCTTTGCGCCTTGAGTTGCTTGACCCCAAGCTCGTTTTGCAACGCGGCTTTGCCTGGCTCAGCGACATCGATGGCCAAGCCATCACCTCTGTGGCGCAGACCACAGAAGGCCAAGCCCTGCAAGCAACCCTTGCCGATGGCGTGGTTGAATTGCGGGTGGCCGCACCCACGCGCATTTAG
- a CDS encoding MotA/TolQ/ExbB proton channel family protein, with the protein MLSIIQAAGWPIWPLLACSIVALALIIERMMSLRPHLVAPEGLLTQALQASHDNLPSEDAMTQLHDHSVLGRILASGLYAMKNEPLISAEDLRSSMESAGRQAAHTLEKHLVALATIASAAPLLGLLGTVIGMIDIFGSQAPGTSNPVQLAQGISMALYNTAFGLIVAIPTLMFWRYLRARVDAYVLGFELDAERFVRHLLLMRARLK; encoded by the coding sequence TTGTTGTCCATCATACAAGCGGCGGGTTGGCCGATTTGGCCTTTGTTGGCGTGCTCCATCGTTGCCTTGGCGCTGATCATTGAACGCATGATGAGCTTGCGCCCCCACTTGGTAGCACCTGAAGGTTTGCTGACTCAAGCCCTTCAAGCCTCACACGACAACTTGCCTTCCGAAGATGCCATGACGCAGCTGCACGACCACTCGGTGTTGGGCCGCATCTTGGCTTCGGGCTTGTATGCCATGAAGAACGAACCACTCATCAGCGCGGAAGACCTGCGCTCGAGCATGGAATCGGCGGGCCGCCAAGCGGCCCACACGCTGGAAAAACACCTGGTGGCCTTGGCTACCATCGCCTCAGCCGCGCCGCTGCTGGGTTTGTTGGGCACCGTCATCGGCATGATCGACATCTTTGGCTCACAAGCCCCAGGCACCAGCAACCCGGTGCAGTTGGCACAAGGCATTTCGATGGCGCTTTACAACACCGCGTTTGGCTTGATCGTGGCCATTCCCACCTTGATGTTCTGGCGCTACCTGCGCGCCCGTGTGGATGCCTATGTGTTGGGTTTTGAGCTGGATGCCGAGCGCTTTGTGCGCCACCTGTTGCTCATGCGCGCACGCTTGAAATAA
- a CDS encoding ExbD/TolR family protein — MKFHREKSPEPEINLIPFIDILLVVVIFLMLSTTYSKFTELQLNLPVADAAALPERPHEVIVSISSEGQFSVNRNLVNTRDVQGLSQALAQATQNIDSPMIIISADAQASHQSVMLVMEAARRNGLNQLTFAAQSSGGKAD, encoded by the coding sequence ATGAAGTTTCATCGCGAAAAGAGCCCAGAGCCCGAGATCAACTTGATCCCGTTCATCGACATTTTGTTGGTGGTGGTGATCTTTTTGATGCTCTCCACGACCTACAGCAAGTTCACAGAGTTGCAGCTGAACTTACCCGTGGCCGATGCCGCGGCGTTGCCAGAACGCCCGCATGAGGTGATTGTGTCGATCAGCAGCGAAGGCCAGTTCAGCGTGAACCGCAATTTGGTCAACACCCGCGACGTGCAGGGCCTGAGCCAAGCCTTGGCCCAAGCCACACAAAACATAGACAGCCCCATGATCATCATCAGCGCAGACGCGCAAGCCAGCCACCAATCGGTGATGCTGGTGATGGAAGCGGCTCGCCGCAATGGCCTAAACCAACTCACCTTCGCAGCCCAGTCCTCTGGCGGCAAAGCCGACTGA